From the Natronococcus sp. AD-5 genome, one window contains:
- a CDS encoding FAD-dependent oxidoreductase, with the protein MNDTFVVIGGDAAGMSAASKAKREDPEREVIVFEKGEWVSYAACGMPYYVKGEVEELDDLVTVTPEEFREERDVDLRTGAEVVDIDPERETVTVETADETYEQSYDDLLVATGASAIEPPFEELGLEGVFTIHDMDEADAIVNYVSERDTETAAIVGGGYVGIEMAEALSARGVDVHLYEMLPHVLQPFGEAVAEVVEEHLREQGVELHLETAVSGFVGDERIDGVRLEDETVPADVAIVGVGVAPNVDLAEAAGIELGPTGAVATDEYGRTNYENVYAAGDNAEATHVVTGEPDHVPLALTANRAGRAIGQTVIGDPTLVGEIAGTAIVKAFDLGAARTGIIDEDRAREAGFDPVSVTISASTRAHYYPDGAELTVTLVADRESGRLLGGTVVGREGAKRIDTVATALTSGMTVSELQNADLAYAPPFSPVWDPILTAAKVLNGKLE; encoded by the coding sequence ATGAACGACACGTTCGTCGTAATCGGCGGTGATGCCGCGGGAATGAGCGCCGCGAGTAAGGCGAAACGCGAGGATCCGGAGCGAGAGGTGATCGTCTTCGAGAAGGGCGAGTGGGTCTCCTACGCCGCTTGCGGGATGCCCTACTACGTGAAGGGGGAAGTCGAGGAGCTGGACGACCTCGTCACCGTGACGCCCGAGGAGTTCCGCGAGGAACGCGACGTCGATCTGCGTACGGGCGCGGAAGTGGTCGATATCGACCCCGAACGCGAGACGGTGACGGTTGAAACGGCCGACGAGACGTACGAGCAGTCCTACGACGACCTCCTCGTCGCGACCGGCGCGAGCGCGATCGAACCGCCGTTCGAGGAGCTGGGACTCGAGGGCGTGTTCACCATCCACGACATGGACGAGGCCGACGCCATCGTGAACTACGTCTCCGAACGGGACACCGAGACGGCAGCGATCGTCGGCGGTGGCTACGTCGGGATCGAGATGGCAGAGGCGCTGTCGGCTCGCGGCGTCGACGTCCACCTCTACGAGATGCTCCCCCACGTGCTCCAGCCGTTCGGCGAGGCCGTCGCCGAGGTCGTCGAGGAGCACCTGCGCGAGCAGGGCGTCGAACTCCACCTCGAGACGGCCGTCTCGGGCTTCGTCGGCGACGAGCGAATCGACGGCGTTCGACTCGAGGACGAGACCGTTCCCGCCGACGTCGCGATCGTCGGCGTCGGCGTGGCGCCCAACGTCGACCTCGCCGAGGCGGCCGGGATCGAACTCGGTCCGACCGGGGCCGTCGCGACCGACGAATACGGGCGCACGAACTACGAGAACGTCTACGCGGCGGGCGACAACGCCGAAGCGACCCACGTCGTGACCGGCGAACCGGACCACGTCCCGCTGGCGCTGACCGCCAACCGCGCGGGACGAGCGATCGGTCAGACCGTCATCGGCGACCCGACGCTGGTCGGCGAAATCGCGGGCACCGCGATCGTGAAGGCGTTCGACCTCGGGGCCGCTCGGACCGGTATCATCGACGAGGACCGAGCGCGCGAGGCTGGATTCGATCCCGTTTCCGTGACGATTTCGGCGTCGACCCGCGCTCACTACTATCCCGACGGCGCGGAGCTCACGGTCACGCTGGTCGCCGATCGCGAGAGCGGCAGGCTGCTCGGCGGCACCGTCGTCGGCCGCGAGGGTGCGAAGCGTATCGACACGGTCGCGACGGCGCTGACGAGCGGAATGACCGTCTCCGAACTGCAGAACGCGGATCTGGCGTACGCGCCGCCCTTCAGCCCCGTCTGGGATCCGATCCTCACGGCGGCGAAGGTTCTCAACGGGAAACTCGAGTGA
- a CDS encoding AsnC family transcriptional regulator produces MRDLDETDMEILRLLGEDARRPFSDIAEQVGLSGPAVSDRVQRLQEAGVINRFTVDVDHSQLRAGVPVFVRLSGAIGSVDDLRDRIDGADAVEHVFVTADGELWFYARVQVGNVRQWLDGLVGDGDDGDDIDYAVTLIDEVEWHPSLDGTEFALTCAECGNTVDNEGESTSIDGQLYHFCCPSCLSRFEDRYARLEENA; encoded by the coding sequence ATGCGAGACCTCGACGAAACCGATATGGAGATTCTGCGTCTGCTCGGTGAGGACGCCAGACGACCGTTCAGCGACATCGCCGAGCAGGTCGGACTCTCCGGCCCGGCCGTCTCGGATCGCGTCCAGCGACTACAAGAGGCGGGCGTCATCAATCGCTTTACCGTCGACGTCGATCACTCGCAACTCCGGGCCGGCGTCCCGGTATTCGTTCGGTTATCGGGCGCAATCGGCTCCGTCGACGACCTCAGAGATCGGATCGACGGCGCCGACGCGGTCGAACACGTGTTCGTCACCGCGGACGGTGAACTCTGGTTTTACGCCCGTGTACAGGTCGGAAACGTTCGCCAGTGGCTCGACGGGCTGGTCGGCGATGGCGATGACGGCGACGATATCGACTACGCGGTAACGTTGATCGACGAGGTCGAGTGGCACCCCTCGCTCGACGGAACCGAGTTCGCGCTCACCTGCGCCGAGTGCGGCAACACCGTCGACAACGAAGGCGAGTCGACGAGCATCGACGGGCAACTGTATCACTTCTGCTGCCCGTCGTGTTTGAGTCGGTTCGAGGATCGCTACGCCCGTCTCGAGGAGAACGCGTAA